A genomic segment from Acidimicrobiales bacterium encodes:
- the rpsO gene encoding 30S ribosomal protein S15 has translation MPDKAATIADHRLHETDTGSPEVQIALLSQRIDHLTAHLKMHKGDHHTRRGLMKIIGQRRRLLDYVKSNDVERYRTIIGRLGLRR, from the coding sequence ATGCCCGACAAAGCGGCCACCATCGCCGACCACCGGCTGCACGAGACCGACACGGGCTCGCCCGAGGTGCAGATCGCGCTGCTGAGCCAGCGCATCGACCACCTCACCGCACACCTCAAGATGCACAAGGGCGACCATCACACCCGTCGAGGCCTCATGAAGATCATCGGCCAGCGTCGCCGGCTGCTCGACTACGTCAAGTCCAACGACGTCGAGCGCTACCGGACGATCATCGGCCGGCTCGGCCTTCGCCGGTAA
- the arfB gene encoding alternative ribosome rescue aminoacyl-tRNA hydrolase ArfB, protein MPEELRVSPSLRIPTDELDWRFSRSGGPGGQHANTADTRVEVRFDVARSPSLGPRQRARLLERLGPVVRVVASDSRSQSRNRDLALERLRARLADALRVEVPRRPTRPSKGAKERRLEAKRQQSERKRLRSEHPTED, encoded by the coding sequence GTGCCCGAGGAGCTGCGCGTGAGCCCGTCCCTGCGCATCCCGACCGACGAGCTGGACTGGCGGTTCTCCCGGTCCGGTGGCCCTGGCGGCCAGCACGCCAACACGGCCGACACCCGGGTCGAGGTGCGCTTCGACGTCGCCCGGTCGCCGTCGCTCGGTCCGCGCCAGCGGGCCCGCCTGCTGGAACGCCTGGGGCCCGTGGTCCGCGTGGTGGCCTCCGACTCCCGCTCGCAGTCCCGCAACCGGGACCTCGCCCTCGAGCGCCTCCGTGCCCGCCTGGCCGACGCCCTCCGGGTGGAGGTGCCCCGCCGGCCCACCCGCCCCTCCAAGGGGGCCAAGGAGCGGCGGCTGGAGGCCAAGCGCCAGCAGTCGGAGCGCAAGCGCCTGCGCTCGGAGCACCCCACCGAGGACTGA
- a CDS encoding bifunctional riboflavin kinase/FAD synthetase — protein sequence MDVLAGLDACPRPERGTVVTIGAYDGVHLGHRALLARVRRMADDLGAAAAVVTFDRHPATVVRPESAPRLLTDLDQKLELLETTGMDYAHVIRFDEERSKESAEDFVRAVLVDCLAARAVVVGHDFHFGHRRRGNVPLLQQMGAELGFDVLGISLLADEAAGEPVSSTRIRRLLAAGDVVSASALLGRTHEVRGTVVQGDRRGRRLGYPTANVVVPAEILLPADGIYAGWYRRPDGSAHRTAISLGRRATFHPDAEASVLEAYLLDFDGDLYGERAGVRFVARLRDDARFDSVDALVSQIDADVANARAVLA from the coding sequence GTGGACGTCCTCGCCGGCCTCGACGCCTGCCCGCGGCCCGAGCGGGGCACGGTCGTCACCATCGGCGCCTACGACGGCGTGCACCTCGGGCACCGGGCCCTGCTGGCCCGGGTGCGCCGCATGGCCGACGACCTGGGCGCGGCCGCCGCCGTCGTGACGTTCGACCGCCACCCGGCCACCGTGGTGCGCCCGGAGTCGGCGCCCCGCCTGCTCACCGACCTCGACCAGAAGCTGGAGCTGCTGGAGACCACGGGCATGGACTACGCCCACGTGATCCGCTTCGACGAGGAGCGGTCGAAGGAGTCGGCCGAGGACTTCGTCCGCGCCGTCCTGGTGGACTGCCTGGCCGCCCGGGCCGTCGTCGTGGGCCACGACTTCCACTTCGGGCACCGGCGCCGGGGCAACGTGCCGCTGCTCCAGCAGATGGGCGCCGAGCTCGGCTTCGACGTGCTCGGCATCAGCCTCCTGGCCGACGAGGCGGCGGGGGAGCCGGTGTCGTCGACCCGCATCCGCCGGCTGCTGGCGGCGGGCGACGTCGTCTCCGCCTCCGCTCTCCTCGGCCGCACCCACGAGGTGCGGGGCACGGTGGTCCAGGGCGACCGGCGGGGCCGCCGGCTGGGGTACCCGACGGCCAACGTGGTCGTCCCCGCCGAGATCCTCCTGCCGGCCGACGGCATCTACGCCGGCTGGTACCGCCGGCCCGACGGGTCGGCGCACCGCACGGCCATCTCCCTCGGGCGGCGCGCCACCTTCCACCCCGACGCCGAGGCGTCCGTGCTCGAGGCCTACCTGCTCGACTTCGACGGCGACCTCTACGGCGAGCGGGCGGGCGTGCGCTTCGTGGCCCGCCTGCGCGACGACGCCCGGTTCGACTCGGTCGACGCTCTGGTCTCCCAGATCGACGCCGACGTCGCCAACGCCCGAGCCGTCCTCGCCTGA